The genomic window CCGTCGAGGTGTCCACGAGGCGGACGTCGATGGTCGCGCGAGCCTCCTCCGAGCCCGTCGCGATGCCGATCTCGCCGAAGAGGGGGATCGCCCCTCCCGACGCCTTCTTGCTCAGTTCCGTAACGGCACCCAGCAGGATGTACTGGACCCCAGCCACCCGGCCCAGCTCGGCCGCGGTGCTGGTGTCCACGAGCCCGGACTGCCCCAGCCGGATCTCCCTGCCCACCTTGTCCAGCTGCTCCCGCTCGATCACCGAGATCGACTTCGAGCTCGCCAGCGCTCGGGTCATCAAGTCCATCACGGCGTTGGCCTGCTGCTGCGACACCCCGGACGCCTTGCTCTCGAACTGAAAGACGCCGATCCGCACCCTGCCCTCCTGCGCCCAGGCCGGCAGGGCCAACAGGGCCAGAACCGCCAACGACGCCAACCAAACCCTTATCCGCATCCTCATGATTCCCCACACACCTCCGCTTTCCCGGGGACACGCCGCCCCCGCCCCTCCACGGCACCGCCGCGCGAACGCAACAACCTGATCCTCTTCGACCTTCAATCGAGGCTCAGGCCCCTCATGCCCTCCACATGCTTCACCACGGCCTTCCGGGTGGCCGCAGCCAGGATTCCGTTGACCTTGCCCGCGCCGAAGCCGCCGTACCTGGTGACGAGCCCGCCGATCGTCTGGTTGGAGGCCCCGCGCTCCGCGGCCGCGTAGACCACCTCCCCCGTCTGATTGTCGATGACGCGGATGTCGAGCGTCACATAGGCCGTGTTGGAGACGCCCCCCGCCCCTCCGATGCCCGGAATGGGAACGGCCCCGCCGGCCGCCTTGTAATGGTACTCCGTGACGGCCCCCGTCATGGAGTACCGCGCCCCCTTGATCTTGCCCAACTGCGGCGCCGTCGACTCGTCCATCAGCCCCGACTGACTCAGACGAATCTCGTCCGCCACGTAGTTCAGCTTCTCGCGCTCCACCAGGGTGAAGAGCCCCGCCTCGTAGAGCTCGGTGGTCATCATCTCCGTGATGGCGGAGGCCGGCACGCTGCCCCCGGCCTTGTTCTCGAACTCCCGAACCGCCAGGCGCGGCTTCGCTTCGGCGAAGCCCGCGCAGACGAGGAGCAGCGCCAGCCCCCACGACAGCAAACGCACCGTCCGCCTCATCTCTCTCCCCCTTTTCATCCGGAGGACGCCCCTATTCGGTCATCCTCTTGACGGCCAGTGCCGCGGCGGCCTCCAGCGACTTCTGCTGAGCCTCCGAGGGCGTGTAGCCCACCTGTTTGCCCGCAACGGTGTCGGCGTAGATCTGGCTTCCGTTGGAGGCCGTCACCATGACGGCCACGGAGGACGTTCCCGTATAGAGCTGAAATTCGTTCAGGACGGGACGCCCCGCCTCCACCTGCGCGGTGACCATGGTGCTGAACCCGTACTGTCTGCCGAGCTTCATGATGGCGTCGACGTTGCCGTCGAGGGCCAGGGCCGCGGCCTTGCTGCGGCGGATGGCCTCCAGCTTCTTGGGATCCACGACCTTGTACCCCTTGGCGATCAGCTGACGCGTAAATATCGAGGCGGCCTGGGCCGCCTCCTGCGCGGAGGCGCTCTTCACCAACACCGCGATCGACCCCTTCGGCAGAGCCGCATGGGCGCACGCCGAACCCAGACAGAGGACCAGTCCCAAAACCAGGGCCGCGCCCGACCCCCAAAATCTCAAAGCCTTCATCGTCTCCTCCTCGAAATCTCCGGCCAAAACCCTGCCTCGGGCCGCCTCGTCATCTCAGGCGCAGGCGCTGCATCTCGCCCGCCAGATACGACTCCCCGCTCCGGCCGAGCAGGCGGGAGAGCGCCGTCTCCACCTCGATAAAATAAAGCCCTCCCTCGATCCTCTCGGAGAGGACCCTCACCGGGGGGACGTGGCCCGCAAGCCACAACGCCCGTTCCCGCAGCGCGGGGTCGTCCAGGATGCGCCGACGCAGCAACAGCAGGCCGCGCCGCGCATCCGTCAGGGCCGCACGGCGGGCCAAAAGCCTTCCCTGGCCCGTATTGTGAACGATACGGCCCACGCCGCACACGACCGCGCGGTTCTCCTGCCAATCGGCCTGGAGGCTCTCCTCCGTCATCTCGAACAGGTCGGCCGTCGGCACGGGCTCGGCGAGCGGAACGGCCGGGGCGGGAAGGACGAGACAGAAGAGCAGGACAAAGGACGAGAGCCCCCAAAAGTACGCATTCCTCGCACCTCTCATGGGGCGGAGGCCTCCGTTCCACGACCCTCCACGAGGGCTCCGGACACGCCGTCGATCTCATAACCTCCGTCCGAAAGGATACCGGCCAGATCCTCCGCCGTCTTGTCCGAGACGACGTCCAGCTCCAGCTCGCCCTTACGGAACTGCCTCTGATAGACCCCGGTCACCCCCTCGAGCCCCGAAAGGGACTCCTTGAGCGCCTTGGCCTCCTTGAACGTCACGCCGGCCAGCTTGAGCTTGATCGTCCGCCCGGGGATCCCCCCCGCCGTCCCCGAGACCAGCGCGTAGGCGATCTTGTTCACCAGGCTCTTTCCCGCACGGCTCGCGCCCGGTTTCAAGCCCTTGACCGCACCGTCCTCGACGGAGGTCCCCTTCTGCTTCTCCTCATAGGTGTCGGACCCCAGCTGATAGGCGGACGAAGCCAGCACCGCCCTCAGCTGGACGGTGCTGCGCACTCCATAGATGCGGACGCCGCTGATCTTCTGATCCGCATAGGCGCTGGCGTAGGCCTTGCCGTAGATCAGCACGTCCGCCTGGAAGTCCCGAGCGATCTCCCTCAGCCTCTCGGGATTTTCCTCGCTGCGGGCCGCGGCCAGATCGATGTCCTTGAGCGTCCCGGCCTGGGTGGGATCGACCAGCAGGTACCCCGCCTTCTCGAACACCCTCAGGACCTCGCTCTCGGCCGTGGAGAGAAAGGAGGGCTTGTCGCCGATACGCTCGTCGAGGAGGACCATGATCCTGGGGTTCCCCAGCGCGTCGATGACGACCGGCCCCAGAACACCGTCCAGCGCCGCCTCCGCCACATCGCACCGGACGGAAAGGTGGAGCACCCCATCCTCGTCCTCCCACTCCTTCAGGATCTCCATCCCCTTGACGATCCCCTGGGACTGGGAGAAGACCTTGTCCTTCACCACCTCGAAGTTCTTCATCTCCGTGATGCCGGAGACGTAGGCGCCAAGGGCCTTCTCCAGCGCCTCGCGCATGGCGGAGCGTTTGGCGTCCTCACGGGCCTTGTTCCTGGCGCCGTCGACGATCGGGGCGTAACCCTCGACCTCGACGGTGATGAGCTTGCCGACGGGCTTGGAGCCCGTCTTCTTCTCCGCCCAGGCCGAGCCCGCCCCCATTCCCGGCAGCACCGCAAGGCACAGGGCCAGAAGCGCCGCCAGTCCGAGGGCCCCTCGCCTCGGGAGGGGCCTTGCCGCACGAAAATCCGATCCTCTGAGCATCGGACGGCGCCTACTTGGAGACCACGATCACTTTGCAGTCCTTGCGAAAGTCGTAGGAACTGCCCCGGATCTTCGCGGCCACGGCGTTGCTGACGACGATATCCACGTTGCCGTTCCTGAGCTTCAGGGCCTTGGCGACGATCGGATTGCCCGCAACGTGAATTTCGCCCTTCGCGTAGTTGATGTTGTTGTAGTAGGCGCAAAGCCCGGACTGGAGGTAGCGGTCCTGGTCGACGAACTCCATGCCGTAGACGGGCTTGCCCTTCTCGTCCAGCACACGGAAGCTCATCGAGGGCACCAGGGGAAGGTGGCGGACGTCCAGGATGAGCCCCGTGTAGCGGCCGGAGGATTTCTTGGGCTTGGGCTCCTTGTACTCCCTGTCGACCGGTATCCTGGGCGCAACGACGGCCCGGACCGGGGGCAGCTTGATCCTGCCGGTGACCGTGTAGGTCTCGCCGTCCCACTCCCCGCTCATGACCTCCACGTTCTTGACGACGCCGCTGATCTCGGAACGCACGCGGTCCTCCGCCATGAAGTCGTTCATCGTGGTGCTCGAGTCGATCTGGACCCCCTTCAGGAACTCCAGCAGATTGCGCTGGAGATCCAGGGTCGCCCCCCTGCGGGCCAGGGCCTTGGCCTGTCCGCCCTTCGTCCCCGTGGGGGCCACCGCCGTGCCGATGGCCTCGATGTAGTTCTCCGTCCAGTTCATCAAGCCGTTTTCCCGCTTGACCACGACCGCCCCGGGGCCGTCGACGTCCGGCAGGACGTTCCCCTGCGCCTGCGCAACGACGGGGGCCTTATCCATCAGGGCGATCTCCTTGACCTGAAGGGCGGCCTCCTTCTCGGTCAGGGCGGCCTCCTTCTTCTTCAGCTCGGCCTCGCGCCCCGCAAGTTCCGCCTCCCGTTTCGCGGCCAGTTCGGCCTCCTTCTTCTTGACCTCGGCCTCGCGCCCCGCGAGGTCCGCCTCGCGCTTCTCCGCCAGCTCGGCCTCTTTCTTCAGCGCGGTCTTGCGGGCCGCAAGCTCCGTGGACGACTCCCTATCCTGTCTCGCCAGCTCCGCCTCGCGCTCCGCAAGGGCCAGCTCGCGTTTCGCCAGCGCAGCCTCGCGCTCCGCAAGCTCCGCGGACGAGGCGGACGAAGCCTTGTCCTGCTTCAGCAGATCCGCCTCGCGCTCCGCAAGGGCCGCCTCACGTCCGGCCAGATCGGCCTCACGCTCCGCCAGCTTCGCCGCCTCGGGAACGACCTTGCCCTGTTCCGCCAGATCCGCCTCGCGCTCCGCAAGGGCCGCCTCGCGCGCCGCCAGATCGGCCTCACGCTCCGCCAGCTTCGCCGCAGCCCCGCTCCCCTCCTCCGACCCGGATTCGGCCGCCTCGCCGTCCAGGGAAGCCCCCCGAACCGCCGCCTCCGAATCCACAGGCGCCTCCGCCCTCCGAAGCTCCGGAAAATCCGAGGCGCTCAACAACGCCGTGGAAAGCACGACCACCTTCAGAAACATCAACATCATGACTCCGATCCCCTCCCGACTCCCATGGTTTGCGATGCACGTCAGACCTCAGAAAAGTTCCGAAATATCCACTCACCTTCACCGAATTGTATACGATGAAGCCGGTTCGAACAAATGCGTCTGGTCCTTCGGGACGGTCGGAACGGGGTGGTTTTCGGGGTGGTTTTTCGGCCGACGGGGACAGGAGCCCCGCCGGCCGTGAAACGAGGCGGACGTCAGATCAGCCCC from Fretibacterium sp. OH1220_COT-178 includes these protein-coding regions:
- a CDS encoding CsgG/HfaB family protein; this translates as MRRTVRLLSWGLALLLVCAGFAEAKPRLAVREFENKAGGSVPASAITEMMTTELYEAGLFTLVEREKLNYVADEIRLSQSGLMDESTAPQLGKIKGARYSMTGAVTEYHYKAAGGAVPIPGIGGAGGVSNTAYVTLDIRVIDNQTGEVVYAAAERGASNQTIGGLVTRYGGFGAGKVNGILAAATRKAVVKHVEGMRGLSLD
- a CDS encoding flagellar assembly protein T N-terminal domain-containing protein — encoded protein: MLRGSDFRAARPLPRRGALGLAALLALCLAVLPGMGAGSAWAEKKTGSKPVGKLITVEVEGYAPIVDGARNKAREDAKRSAMREALEKALGAYVSGITEMKNFEVVKDKVFSQSQGIVKGMEILKEWEDEDGVLHLSVRCDVAEAALDGVLGPVVIDALGNPRIMVLLDERIGDKPSFLSTAESEVLRVFEKAGYLLVDPTQAGTLKDIDLAAARSEENPERLREIARDFQADVLIYGKAYASAYADQKISGVRIYGVRSTVQLRAVLASSAYQLGSDTYEEKQKGTSVEDGAVKGLKPGASRAGKSLVNKIAYALVSGTAGGIPGRTIKLKLAGVTFKEAKALKESLSGLEGVTGVYQRQFRKGELELDVVSDKTAEDLAGILSDGGYEIDGVSGALVEGRGTEASAP